A single region of the Changchengzhania lutea genome encodes:
- a CDS encoding glycoside hydrolase family 16 protein has translation MNKYFFENINKVNLFFISLSSLILLFSCHKSKKAAVFTKKYELVWADEFEGNSINLNNWSFVVWNEGKVNNEWQKYVESADNYKVENGILSIIATKTGENKKDGYTSTRLSSQKKQEFKYGRIEFRAKMPSGTGTWPALWMLGSNRNEVGWPKCGEIDIMEYVGYQPNTTHSNIHTQNDYGYTDNKVSINLKTAEEEFHNYGIIWTEDAIQFYIDSPHNIKNTYSPINKTPDNWAYSQPFYLIMNFAVGGTWGGREGVDKTIWPQIMEVDYVRVYQLR, from the coding sequence ATGAATAAGTACTTTTTTGAAAATATTAATAAAGTTAATTTGTTTTTTATTAGTTTGAGCAGTTTGATTCTGCTGTTTTCATGCCATAAAAGCAAGAAAGCAGCAGTTTTCACAAAAAAATATGAATTGGTCTGGGCTGATGAGTTTGAAGGTAACAGTATTAATTTAAATAATTGGTCTTTCGTTGTATGGAACGAAGGTAAAGTAAACAATGAATGGCAAAAGTATGTTGAAAGCGCCGATAATTATAAAGTAGAAAATGGAATCCTTTCTATAATTGCAACCAAAACAGGTGAAAACAAAAAGGATGGTTATACATCTACACGATTGTCGAGTCAAAAAAAACAAGAATTCAAATATGGTCGCATTGAATTTAGAGCAAAAATGCCATCTGGAACAGGGACTTGGCCTGCGTTGTGGATGCTAGGTTCAAATCGCAATGAAGTTGGTTGGCCTAAATGCGGAGAAATTGATATTATGGAATATGTTGGATACCAACCAAATACTACACATTCTAATATCCATACCCAAAATGATTATGGATATACAGATAATAAAGTATCCATTAACTTAAAAACGGCTGAAGAAGAGTTTCACAACTATGGCATTATTTGGACGGAAGATGCAATTCAATTTTATATTGATTCACCTCATAATATAAAAAACACTTATTCTCCAATTAATAAAACCCCAGACAATTGGGCTTATAGCCAACCCTTTTACTTGATTATGAATTTTGCTGTTGGTGGTACTTGGGGAGGTAGAGAAGGTGTAGATAAAACTATTTGGCCTCAAATCATGGAAGTAGATTACGTTAGAGTTTATCAATTAAGATAA
- a CDS encoding endonuclease/exonuclease/phosphatase family protein, which produces MTKYLLSTLIIVILAGCKSSAELNFSVMTYNVRHGSADDRENSWEYRKDNLSSLIKKHNPDFLGTQEGLPFQIDHINSALPNHSFTGEDRDGNGKGEYSAIFFNQLKYNVLKQHTFRLSPTPNTVSKGWDATYPRICTYGLFKDKKTNIQLWVPNTHLDHIGVMAREQSVPMILNKIKEINTENLPGIFMGDLNVEPESTPILTLKSSLDDSKEISIENPLGPEGSFNAFQFNVPVNKRIDYIFVSKNKKLKVKKYAVLSDPIDLKYPSDHFPFYTELTTNTSQ; this is translated from the coding sequence ATGACAAAATATTTATTAAGCACATTAATAATAGTGATACTTGCTGGCTGTAAGTCATCAGCTGAATTAAATTTTTCAGTTATGACCTATAATGTTAGGCATGGTTCAGCAGACGATAGAGAAAACTCATGGGAATATCGTAAAGACAATTTATCATCATTAATAAAAAAACACAATCCAGATTTTTTAGGAACTCAAGAAGGCTTACCGTTTCAAATAGATCATATAAACTCAGCATTACCAAATCATAGTTTTACAGGTGAAGACAGGGACGGTAATGGTAAAGGAGAATATTCTGCTATTTTTTTTAATCAACTTAAATATAATGTTTTAAAGCAACATACTTTCCGGCTGTCTCCTACCCCAAATACAGTTTCAAAAGGATGGGATGCAACGTATCCAAGAATTTGTACTTACGGATTATTTAAAGACAAAAAGACCAATATTCAATTGTGGGTTCCTAATACACATTTAGACCATATAGGAGTAATGGCTAGAGAACAAAGTGTACCAATGATATTGAATAAAATAAAAGAAATTAACACAGAAAATTTACCGGGTATTTTTATGGGAGATTTGAATGTAGAACCAGAAAGCACACCTATTCTAACCTTAAAGTCTTCATTAGACGACTCAAAAGAAATTTCTATTGAAAACCCTTTGGGTCCAGAAGGCTCTTTTAATGCATTTCAATTCAATGTTCCTGTTAACAAAAGAATAGATTACATATTCGTTTCTAAAAACAAAAAACTAAAAGTCAAAAAATATGCAGTATTGAGTGATCCAATAGATTTAAAATACCCTTCAGATCACTTCCCTTTTTACACAGAATTAACAACAAATACTAGTCAATGA
- the bglX gene encoding beta-glucosidase BglX — protein MKNINQILILTLSIAFLFNCENKNKKGNSNTNDIIEQQVDSVLALMTLKEKVGQMNQFNGSWDLTGPASNVSNQEKLERLKNGEVGSMLNVLSVKATREAQKLVMDNSRLKIPLIIGYDVIHGYKTIFPVPLGESASWDLDIIKKSAEIAANEASAAGVNWTFSPMIDISRDARWGRIMESSGEDPFLTAKIGVAKVQGYQGGDLSKNNTIAACAKHFAGYGFAEAGRDYNTVNIGEYELHNTVLPPFKAVAEAGVATFMNSFNEIDGIPATGHKEIQRNVLKGDWNWDGFIVSDWGSIGEMITHGYAKDKKHAAEIAANAGSDMDMESYAYVGYLEELVNEGKVNITLIDNAVKRILRVKFRLGLFDDPYKYCNEEREKNEIYTEENQAFSREVAKKSIVLLKNENNILPLSKNIKNIAVIGPLADDKDTPIGNWRAKGGRDTAISLLEGIKNAVLPSAKVTYAKGCDIVINKEIGRTFLLPLKFANTDKSGFPAAVNTAKNADVVILAIGEVALQTGEGRSQTNIGFAGVQQDLLEVILKVNKNVVITLMNGRPMDISWASENVPSILECWQLGSQSGNAIADVLFGDYNPSGKLPVSFPHNVGQEPLYYNQKMTGRPFNPTHVTFSAYRDAPKTALYPFGYGLSYTTFEYKNLTLDKNEILADGEIKVSVDVINTGDRDGEEVVQLYIRDLVGSLTRPIKELKGFEKIMLKAGETKTINFTINGELLQFYTINKIWEVEPGDFELWVGGDSTTKLKSNFAVKE, from the coding sequence ATGAAAAATATTAACCAAATATTAATACTTACCTTATCAATTGCCTTTTTATTTAATTGTGAAAACAAGAACAAAAAAGGAAACAGTAATACTAATGATATAATTGAACAACAAGTAGATTCTGTTTTGGCCTTAATGACTCTTAAGGAAAAGGTAGGACAAATGAACCAATTTAATGGTAGTTGGGATTTAACAGGTCCTGCATCAAACGTTAGCAACCAAGAAAAGTTAGAAAGACTTAAAAATGGTGAAGTTGGTTCAATGCTTAACGTGTTATCGGTAAAAGCAACTAGAGAAGCTCAAAAACTAGTTATGGATAATTCACGATTAAAAATTCCTTTAATTATTGGCTATGATGTCATTCATGGTTATAAAACCATATTTCCAGTTCCATTAGGAGAAAGTGCTAGTTGGGATTTAGATATCATTAAAAAATCTGCTGAAATAGCCGCTAACGAAGCATCCGCGGCTGGTGTAAACTGGACATTTTCTCCAATGATAGACATTTCCCGAGATGCGCGTTGGGGTAGAATTATGGAAAGCTCTGGAGAAGACCCCTTTTTAACAGCAAAAATTGGTGTAGCAAAAGTACAGGGATACCAAGGAGGTGATTTATCTAAAAACAATACCATTGCTGCTTGCGCTAAACATTTTGCAGGCTATGGCTTTGCAGAAGCTGGTAGAGATTATAACACAGTAAACATTGGTGAATATGAACTACACAACACTGTTTTACCACCATTTAAAGCAGTTGCAGAAGCTGGAGTAGCCACTTTTATGAATTCATTTAATGAAATTGATGGTATTCCTGCTACAGGTCACAAAGAAATTCAAAGAAACGTTTTAAAAGGCGATTGGAATTGGGATGGGTTTATCGTTTCTGATTGGGGCTCGATTGGGGAAATGATTACACATGGTTATGCAAAAGACAAAAAACATGCTGCTGAAATAGCAGCCAACGCAGGTAGCGATATGGATATGGAATCTTATGCTTATGTGGGCTATTTAGAAGAATTAGTAAACGAAGGCAAAGTTAATATTACTTTAATAGATAATGCTGTTAAAAGGATATTAAGGGTGAAATTCAGATTGGGATTATTTGATGACCCATATAAATACTGTAATGAGGAACGTGAAAAGAATGAAATTTACACAGAAGAAAATCAAGCATTCTCACGTGAAGTTGCAAAAAAATCTATCGTTCTACTAAAAAATGAAAATAACATCTTGCCATTAAGTAAAAACATAAAAAACATTGCAGTAATTGGACCTTTAGCAGACGATAAAGATACGCCTATTGGAAATTGGAGAGCCAAAGGAGGCAGAGATACCGCAATCTCATTGTTAGAGGGTATTAAAAACGCAGTGCTACCTTCAGCCAAAGTAACTTATGCTAAAGGTTGTGACATTGTAATTAATAAAGAAATCGGGCGTACATTTTTATTACCACTAAAATTTGCCAATACAGATAAATCTGGTTTTCCTGCCGCTGTAAACACTGCAAAAAATGCGGATGTAGTTATTCTGGCTATTGGTGAAGTTGCATTACAAACTGGAGAAGGGAGAAGTCAGACCAATATTGGTTTTGCAGGTGTCCAACAAGATTTGTTAGAAGTAATTTTAAAGGTAAATAAAAATGTAGTTATTACCTTAATGAATGGTAGGCCAATGGATATTTCTTGGGCTTCAGAAAACGTACCGTCCATATTAGAATGCTGGCAATTAGGATCTCAATCGGGGAATGCCATTGCTGATGTTTTATTTGGCGATTACAATCCATCAGGGAAATTACCTGTTTCATTTCCCCACAATGTAGGGCAAGAGCCATTATATTACAATCAAAAGATGACCGGAAGACCTTTCAATCCAACTCATGTTACTTTTTCTGCCTATAGAGATGCACCAAAAACAGCTCTGTACCCTTTTGGTTATGGCTTGAGTTATACAACTTTTGAATACAAAAACTTAACCTTAGATAAAAACGAAATTCTGGCTGATGGGGAAATAAAAGTTTCTGTTGATGTAATTAACACTGGAGATAGAGATGGAGAAGAGGTTGTTCAATTATACATTCGAGATTTGGTTGGAAGCTTAACCCGACCAATAAAAGAATTAAAAGGGTTTGAAAAAATTATGCTAAAAGCTGGAGAGACAAAAACCATTAATTTTACTATAAATGGAGAATTGTTACAGTTTTATACCATTAATAAAATATGGGAAGTTGAACCAGGTGATTTTGAACTTTGGGTTGGTGGGGATTCAACAACAAAATTGAAATCAAACTTTGCGGTTAAAGAGTAA